From the genome of Solanum dulcamara chromosome 12, daSolDulc1.2, whole genome shotgun sequence:
aagacactggaatgagattaaacatatattcagatactccgagggaccattgatatatgattgttttactcaaataaaTCTACGttacaattgattggttatgcataTGCAAGATATTTGTCTGATCCTTATAAAGATCAATCACAGACAGACTgcttatttacatgtggtggtacaccTATATCATGACGTTCGacaaagcaaactatgattATCACTTCCTCAAATCTTGCAGAGATTATAGTCATTCAttaagcaagtcgagaatgtgtttggttaagatcaataactcaacataTTCAAAATACATATAGTCTTTCTTTAAAAAGAGatgttccaacaatattgtatgaagacaatgctgcatgtatagcttaATTGAAGGGGGGATACATCAAATGAGACAGAACAAAAcgtatttcaccaaaattcttctttactcatgatcttcaaaagaaatgtgaaatagatgttcaacaagttagttcaagtgataatttaacAGATATGTTCACCAAGGCATTACCAACTTCAacatttgagaaattgagatacaagattggaatgcgtcatcttcgagatattaaatgatgtcttcatCATGGGGAGTAAAATACatgctgcactcttttttccttaaccaaggttttatTCAACTGaattttcctagtaaggtttttaatgaggtagCAATCAATGCATAttacaaataattatgtaaaAGTTTTTCTTTTGTACATGAACATCCAATGAAGAGTGTTGTAAAATAAGTGGATGTCCATGAGATCCACTTTCACTCTAgatgaatagtatttttactGTAGCCCACGCGTTTTGTTACTGtagatgatatttttttttcaataactTTTGCCTATAAAAAGACAATGTATTTTTAATATGAAATACACAGATAAAATATTACTATTCTACTTTCTCGTTCTattatttctctctctctttctctttttttagtATACTTTTTTTTAgctatttatatattattattattatttcataataacttttatcatatatttagatattcaatcgaaTTAGATGGATTCATATCTGTTGACTTTTTTGGATCTCTGTTTGTGGGAAATTTGGGTGGATTAACTTAAGTTATACGCTGTGTTTGGTATGGAAAAAAatgtttatcaaaatatttttcaaagaagGAGATTTtcttaaaacttatttttttatatatggtaagtattaaaaatattagtttAAAAATCACCTTTAAAACTTGTTTTTCTTATCTTCATCAAAGAAGTCGTATTAAAATCCTTACCAACTTATTTTCTTTAGAGAAAATTGTCTCACATTGACACCAACACATTTTagtagaaaaaaaagtttttttttcttcagatTTTCGATGtgttatttttatattcttttatatataaaaataaagatttctTATCAAATAAGTAACATAAAACTAAAATCAAATTTACGAAGGATTACGAAATCAAACGaacatctctttttttttttttattattattattgttattattattattattattaacaaGGAGTACACTGTGGACCAATTACTAAGCTATTGAGCATATTTAGAGACTATAGTGGGGAGTGAAAGTGATTGTAAATATTGGTGCAGTATTCCTTGGTCATTTCACAATAATACATTTAacacatatttcaaaaatattcttgCAAAAAGTAAGAAATTCTGCAAAGATATATTAGGTATATATATTCATTCTTGTTCTAGTGTAAAACCACTTGTTTTACTCTACTAATCTATGAGGAATACATAATTCATTTGGAACTTTAGTTGTGtttagttttcaattttttattagcATAATACAATTAAACATCTAATTatgaaaacatatatatttagaCATCTTACTTTGGTTTTAGTTGGTCCtctaaatatttcaaatttgataATGCATATTTAGAATGCAACTCCTTAAAAGGTGTTTAAATgtgcattttcaaaatttaaatattcgTAAGACGTACTTATGTCAAGTTAAAGAGTTTAGATAATCACAATAAAACTTGAGATGTTCAACTACCAGtgcatatcaaattaaaatatttatctatgTATTATGTTACTTTTAGttgataattattaatattagacTGATGTGTCTGATAccaaggaaaatattttttttctaaaggaataaaaaatcaaatgatTTTAGtactttataaatttattttatttttattcttttacaaAATCATCTTCATTTTGTGACATAATTAacgtaaaaaaataaaaataaaatcatctcTTAAAATTTTGTTGCATACAAATCTTTGTTCCTATGCATCAAAGGGTGTAATCGATGGTTAATGAAGTGcgttaataatatatatttgtgaaatttatcaaattgtgttaaattatttttatttataataagatTTATTGTAAGTAAttgttactattttttaaagtaAAGATAAGATCTGCATATATATTATCCTTTTTAAATCCACTTACCTGATTATACTAGCTGTGTTGATGTTGCATATTGATCTGAACTCGattgttataaaaataagagagaaataTTAAAAACACCCATAAACTGGACGTGAATTGTTATTTTCATTTCCGAACTATTAACAACCTTAAAAATACTCCTTTTCTTGGCTAACTGAACTTAAATACACCTCTAATCTTGCAACATGGGTGAAATAAACCCCTAAATTCTCGTCAAGTTTAGGAGTGTTTTTAACACTTTTCTCGATTTTTTATTAAGAGTCCCATGCTTATAAAAGAGTTTGAGATCACTTGCTGTGTCATGTGACAGATCAGAAGGGTATCTAAGTTTAGTTAGCCAAGGAATATTTTTAAATCTGTCAATAATTTTGAGATACAACTAATAATTTATGccaagtttagagatattttcggtgcgtctcaaataataaaaatctcCTCGATATGTGTACCCAATATGCAATGCCGCAAAAGAGTTGCAATTTGCAAAAGGCCAAAGCCCAAAGCCACCTGTTGTTTTCTTGATAAACCACACCACCAAAATCCATTACTCAACCTATGATCAAATTTGTCAAAAACCCCTTCTtagttctctctctctctctctctctctctgttgTCTTCTATCTCACTCATCATTTCGTTTGATTCCCCAAATGGGTCTCTATCAATAGGCTTTTCTTGAACACATTTTGGTCTTAATAATTCAATTCAGATAAAAGATTTGAGTTTTTGATCTGTACCCTTACTTTATtttacatatttctatattggGTTGTGTAAAGATTAGATTTTTgctgaaaaaaaaaatctgatcTTTAATTTATTGGAATCGAGAATTCCTGtttctttttctgttttttgttaaaaatttgagtttttcttgtggggtttttgtttttgtttcaaTGGCGGCTGGTGcaaaagggtgtgatgagatagATGTTATTGAGGTTGATGTGCCAAATGTGAAGTGTGAATCTGTAGTTAATGGCGATGTTAAAGTGTCTGATTTGGTGTCAAATGGAAAATCAGACTATGAAATGCAAGATATAGTTGTTGACATGTTGAATAATCTTAAGCTGAATCCAATGGCTAAGGAATTTGTTCCTTCCTCGTATAATCGTGATCAGATAATTTTCAACAATTTTGTGACAGCTGATAAGACTATAGGAGGTGATGGTTTCAGAAATAACAGAAGGGTATTGTTAATTCTCTTATGGTTTAATGTTTTTGAAGGGTTGTTGAGATCTTATGTTCTTGTGTTTAGCTGTTTTAAGGTATTTTTGTTGACCGAACAATTATTAGTTGGATGATTACTTGGAATAATTGCAAATTTGATGTTGCTATAGTCTATTTTGTGGTCTTTTTTGACAACTGAACAATTGTTAGTTGGATGATTACTTGGAATAATTGCAATTTTGATGTTGCTATAGTCTGTTCTAAGGTCCTTTTTTCATGACCGAGCATGGTTTAAAGGATCCTGTTGAATTTCGTCGAATTTTATGTGTGTGTACAATAATTTGTGCCTGTAATAGTTGGAATTGGGGGTAATGTAACTGTTATTTTCATGCTTGTTAGAGATATGcttatatttatttgataagAAATGTTTTTTTTGGATATTCCATGTATTTTGGGGAACTGTTGATCCTATGAGGGTTTTAAATTATTAGTTTCCACTTTAAGTGGTTGCAACGGTCCAAATGTGTTTTGGCATTAATCATTTTCAAGAGCGGTTTATTGAACATGATTTAGAAACCAGGATTTCACAATTATCCGGGAAACGTGGAATGTATAAAGGTTTAAAATTGCAAAAAAGGTTGAGGATCATTGGTCTATTAGTAGGGCACTTCTGGCATTCCATGTGTTAAAAACAGAAAATTGGCATTAAGTTAGTTAAATAGGATCAATTACTTTGGTTTGCTTAGCTGGTACGAGTGTATGAGTATCATCTAAGCACGTGCTGAATCATCTAAGCACGTGCTGAATCATCTAAGCACGTGCTGAATCATCTAAGCACGTGCTAGTTGtgccatttcattacattggaTCATTATAGTGGATAGCATGGAATTTGTCGTTTAATGTGCACGTGCTAGTTGTTCCGTTTCATTACATTGGCTGTTTTGTGATACTAAACAGAACTtttgctatatgtggatgagATATAAAGGGTTAATTTGTCATTTCATATACGGCAACTCAAAATTTTGGTCAGAACATTAAATTTGCTTGCATTCAAATGAAAAAAGTGCATAATAGCCCAGTGGTAGTCTGGTAGATGCTACTAGTGGAAAACCACTATATATCTACCtacttgattttttaatttactaTGATGTCGTGTAACTCAATTTGCGGTCTTGTTTAATGCCTTAATCACCAATCTAAATCATGAGCAACCATCTCAAGCGATTGCGTTTGTCATGTTTTCTTGTGTGCGGAAGTTTCTTATCTTTTTGTCtcacttttcttttattcacaGAGAGGAAACAACTTTAACCAGGGCAGAAGGAGAATGAACAGTAGATCTTTTAGAGCTCAAAGAGAAGATAGCATTAGGCGAACAGTCTATGTTTCTGACCTTGATATCAATGTATGCAATGATCTACAATTGTTGAATTTTGTATGATGTTTTATATTagtatttatgtaatttttctcatttttccttTACCTTTAAATATAGATCACGGAAGAGCAGCTTGCTGCGCTATTTAGTGCCTATGGACAAGTAAGTCACTTTACCCTTCTGAACATTGATTGAATCATCATATTATGTATTTGTGTTTTTATGTGCATGCTTCTTTTAATAACTTGAGACAGCAAGAAATAAGTAATTCCCTTCCCTCTCTGTTGATTTGTATAAAGCTGATCTATCCGTGCTGACTCGGACTACCTGTAAAATGACTATAGTAGATTACTCCTCTAAGCATAACATAAAGAAAAAGCAGCCAGGcggttatatttatatatattttttcattttaaaccCAGTGAGTTTCTTCCGACTTTTTTTGAGAAGCACATAGTTTGTCCTAAAAAGAGGACCTCTCCAGTCGGGGAACATATAAACTATTTACCTAAACCTTTAGGTCATGAGTGGATCCTATGTTAGCCCCATGAGGTTGTTCTCTAACTAGAAAAGTAAATGCTTGAGCTTTCGTGAAAAGGGTCTCCTCGCTTATTGACTTGAATCACTGCTTGAGCCCCCTCAtcaattttagattttttttgtaaatctctattattaattttagattttttgtATTTCACCAAAATAGATATATGTCTTCAGTTTCCAGCAACCTCCAGTCCCCATTTGGCAGAAAAATCATCTCCTTTTAgcaatttgcaaaaaaaatgagAAGTATGCTCCACTTCACTTTTGTGAAGATGCCTTTGAGAAAAAGGAACTAGCCCTCATGTTTATCAGTGTTAAGGCATACACAAATTTATGTATACAAAGACTTAAGACATTTCAAAGAATCCCCCTATGGTTCCATATAGAGGAACTTGGGTTGTTGGTTCTTGTCGTCTCCTAACTTCCATCATCACACTCAAGAGCGTGCAGTTTGGTCCATGGTGGGACCTGTGTGATACTTGGTTTCTCTGGTCGTAGCATTTTTGCCTTAAAAGTTGAGCTCTACATCTCATGCTTTGTCCTTTCCTGGTGCCTTTAATGAGATTGACATTTCCATACACTCATTTCAACTATTTACTATTGGGATTGAAAATCTGTGTAAGAAGTTTGATAGGTGCAGAAGGGCATAGATTTAATATGTTTGTGTTGGGGCTGCAATGTGTGGGTAAACGTTCAATGAAGTCATGATGTTTATGTTCCTGATTGTCATCTTAATTTGCCTTTTGCAATGACTTAGTCAGAATGTTTCCGAAAGTAGATTGTCTTCATATAACTTCTTGATGTGTTACTCTATTAAAGATTGTAAGAGTGGTTGTTTTCATTTTGGTGGTGCTTATTTGCAGGTCGTGGACTGCCGAGTTTGTGGTGATCCACACTCCCGCCTTCGCTTTGCTTTTGTGGAGTTCGCTGATGAATGTAAGTACTCGCTCTGTCCCAATTTGTGTGACACACTTTTTTATAAGTCATTCCCAAAAAGAATTGACACATTTTCTTATTTGacaaatatttaatgattctaTCAACATTTTACCCATGTTGGGACTTGGGTCCCATTTATTTGGCAAAAAATCCTCAGAAGGTGTAATATTCtatttaaaaattcatttatttaaagGGTGGTTTTGGAACATTGCAAAGTCTTCTCGTATTTCTTAAACTCTGTGTCCAGTCAAACTATATCACCTAAATTGGGACGGTGGGAATAGTATGTTTTGACTGAAAGTCTTAAGTTTGTTGAACAGTTGAAACTAATAATGTCATTTGGAATCATTCTGAACAGATTCTGCAAAAGCAGCACTTAGTCTTTGTGGGACAATTTTAGGTTTCTCTCAACTCAAGGTTCTACCTTCAAAAACCGCTATTCTACCTGTGAATCCTACATTCCTTCCAAGGGTATGCAAATCTTTGGCATTTCATTGTGCTTGTATGTGGAGAATATTACTTAAAGAATTTGTTTATGGCTCTATCTCATCCTTGTGTAGTCGATGTCTAATAATTGCTTTCTTGTCAATTGACATGTTGTTTTGTTTTATATGCAGTCAGAGGATGAGCGTGAGATGTGCGCAAGGACAGTCTATTGTACAAATATCGATAAGATGGTATGGTGTTTCATGTTTTAAATCTTCTGAAATACCCGTGTTTTTTACTTGATGGTAtcttttagatatttttatcGCTTGTGCACACACCAATTGTTGT
Proteins encoded in this window:
- the LOC129876508 gene encoding polyadenylate-binding protein-interacting protein 9-like — its product is MAAGAKGCDEIDVIEVDVPNVKCESVVNGDVKVSDLVSNGKSDYEMQDIVVDMLNNLKLNPMAKEFVPSSYNRDQIIFNNFVTADKTIGGDGFRNNRRRGNNFNQGRRRMNSRSFRAQREDSIRRTVYVSDLDINITEEQLAALFSAYGQVVDCRVCGDPHSRLRFAFVEFADEYSAKAALSLCGTILGFSQLKVLPSKTAILPVNPTFLPRSEDEREMCARTVYCTNIDKMVSQADVKFFFETRCGEVSRLRLLGDQVHSTRIGFVEFVMAESAILALDLCGEMLGSQPIRVSPSKTPVRPRVSGPAMH